A genomic window from Pseudomonas argentinensis includes:
- a CDS encoding TonB-dependent siderophore receptor, which yields MRWSRASICLLSLCSVGIHAASLTVPDDGTLELPDSVVTGSAESATGPVQGYAATRSASATRTDTALHETPQSVSVVPRDVIDDISATRLQQALDQAGGVGRANNFGGQGLTNFTVRGFTSAEFYRNGFPINRGYPNSPDANTLERVEVLRGPAATLYGRGDPGGTFNVVTKQPLDEQRTTVGSQFTDQGLRRGTLDTGGPLDEEGRLAYRLNVVGEGGDSFRDDVESERYGIAPVLSWQVSDATRITFEGDFMRNNHPLDRGLTHYPGQRGQPSHSTYYWEKGTDNKLHNDNDMVQLRFEHQLNDDWSLAGGYQYLDGSLKGNAVEANGIAADGVTLNRNFNYRKLEWTDHDFQLNLTGHFETMGLAHTLITGVEYEDYDYSSIINRSTAAYPINIFDPVLGQPRPALGNITTHDRENLKTWAAFVQDQIALTERFKVLGGVRLERFEHKYDDLRVNNADWEKADNAVTPRVGVIYDLTDSVAVYANASKSFKPNSGAARLSGGFDPEEGKAYELGMKWAALDGLLNIDTAVFHTIKENVQTVDPVDPNFRIAAGEVRSRGFEINVAGELTPEWRVIGGYAYVDAEVTRDNSLPKGTRLANIPRNAFNLLSVYEFRDGVWRGLGLGANLKYVDDRAGQTAATTYTMSDYTVTDLLSFYKVNEQLRLNLDVRNLFNKGYEEGSFNAYAYPGEPRTVQTGFTYTF from the coding sequence ATGCGCTGGAGTCGTGCTTCAATCTGCCTGTTGTCCCTGTGTTCCGTCGGCATTCATGCCGCTTCGCTGACCGTGCCGGATGACGGCACGCTGGAACTGCCCGACTCCGTCGTTACCGGCAGCGCAGAAAGCGCCACCGGCCCCGTGCAAGGCTATGCGGCGACGCGCTCGGCCAGCGCCACGCGCACCGATACCGCCCTGCACGAAACGCCCCAGTCGGTCAGCGTGGTACCGCGTGACGTGATCGACGACATCTCCGCCACCCGCCTGCAGCAGGCACTGGACCAGGCTGGTGGCGTTGGTCGTGCCAACAACTTCGGTGGTCAGGGCCTGACCAACTTCACGGTGCGCGGCTTCACCTCCGCCGAGTTCTACCGCAACGGTTTTCCGATCAACCGTGGCTATCCCAATTCGCCGGACGCCAACACCCTGGAGCGCGTGGAAGTGCTGCGCGGCCCGGCGGCGACGCTGTATGGCCGTGGCGACCCCGGCGGCACCTTCAACGTGGTCACCAAGCAGCCGCTGGACGAGCAGCGCACCACAGTCGGCAGCCAGTTCACCGACCAGGGCCTGCGCCGTGGCACCCTGGACACGGGCGGCCCGCTGGACGAAGAAGGCCGCCTGGCCTATCGCCTGAACGTGGTGGGCGAGGGCGGCGACAGCTTCCGTGACGATGTGGAGAGCGAGCGCTACGGCATCGCCCCGGTGCTCAGCTGGCAGGTGTCCGACGCCACGCGCATCACCTTCGAAGGTGATTTCATGCGTAACAACCACCCGCTCGACCGTGGCCTGACTCACTACCCGGGTCAGCGTGGGCAGCCCAGCCATTCCACCTATTACTGGGAGAAGGGCACCGACAACAAGCTGCATAACGACAATGACATGGTGCAGTTGCGCTTCGAGCATCAGCTCAATGACGATTGGTCGTTGGCCGGCGGTTACCAGTACCTGGACGGCTCGCTCAAGGGCAACGCGGTGGAGGCCAACGGCATTGCCGCTGATGGCGTGACGCTGAATCGCAACTTCAACTACCGCAAGCTGGAGTGGACCGATCACGATTTCCAGCTCAACCTGACCGGCCACTTCGAGACGATGGGGCTGGCCCACACGCTGATCACCGGGGTCGAGTACGAAGATTACGATTACAGCTCAATCATCAATCGCTCCACCGCCGCCTACCCGATCAATATCTTCGATCCGGTGCTCGGCCAGCCCCGTCCCGCGCTCGGCAATATCACGACCCATGATCGCGAGAACCTGAAAACCTGGGCCGCGTTCGTGCAGGACCAGATCGCCCTGACCGAGCGCTTCAAGGTGCTGGGCGGCGTGCGCCTGGAGCGCTTCGAACACAAATACGATGATCTACGGGTAAACAACGCAGACTGGGAAAAGGCCGACAACGCAGTGACCCCGCGTGTCGGCGTCATCTATGACCTGACCGATAGCGTTGCCGTCTACGCGAACGCCTCCAAATCCTTCAAACCCAACTCGGGTGCGGCGCGCCTGAGCGGTGGTTTCGATCCCGAAGAAGGCAAGGCCTACGAGCTCGGCATGAAGTGGGCGGCGCTGGATGGCCTGCTGAATATCGATACGGCGGTGTTCCATACCATCAAGGAAAACGTGCAGACAGTCGACCCGGTCGATCCCAACTTTCGTATCGCCGCGGGTGAAGTGCGCAGCCGTGGTTTCGAGATCAACGTGGCCGGTGAGCTGACGCCGGAGTGGCGGGTGATCGGCGGCTACGCCTATGTGGATGCCGAGGTCACGCGTGACAACTCACTGCCTAAGGGAACCCGCCTGGCGAATATCCCGCGTAACGCCTTCAACCTCCTGAGCGTCTACGAGTTTCGCGATGGGGTCTGGCGTGGCCTGGGGCTGGGTGCCAACCTCAAGTACGTGGATGACCGTGCCGGGCAGACGGCCGCAACCACCTACACGATGAGCGATTACACGGTTACCGACCTGCTGAGCTTCTACAAGGTCAACGAGCAGCTGCGGCTGAACCTGGACGTGCGCAACCTGTTCAACAAGGGTTACGAGGAAGGATCGTTCAACGCCTACGCCTACCCGGGCGAGCCGCGCACCGTGCAGACCGGCTTCACCTACACCTTCTGA